Proteins co-encoded in one Marinobacter qingdaonensis genomic window:
- a CDS encoding acetyl-CoA carboxylase biotin carboxylase subunit — protein MAIRKLLIANRGEIAVRIARACHELGIRSVAIYSKADEYSLHVKKADESYQISQDPLSGYLNPHHIVNLAVETGCDALHPGYGFLSENAELPAICKQRGITFVGPSSEAIAAMGDKTRARQTAEAAGVPVTPGSKGNLADVKDAVAQAADIGYPVMLKATSGGGGRGIRRCDNEKELRQNYERVISEATKAFGSAEVFLEKCIIEPRHIEVQILADSHGNVVHLYERDCSIQRRNQKLIELAPSPQLDDRQRDYIGDLARRVARQCGYENAGTVEFLLDHDGSFYFMEMNTRVQVEHTITEEITGVDIIKAQIRIAAGERLWLRQDDIRYRGFAAQFRINAEDPKNGFLPSFGRISRYYSAGGPGVRTDANMYTGYEIPPYYDSMCAKLIVWAMGWPELIARSRRALNDMGIYGVKTTIPYYQQILNHDEFQAGHFNTGFVERNPQLLEYSTKTRPEAIATAIAAAIAAQTGL, from the coding sequence ATGGCCATCAGGAAGCTGCTGATCGCCAATCGCGGAGAGATTGCGGTCAGAATTGCCCGGGCCTGTCATGAGCTGGGGATACGTTCGGTCGCCATCTACTCCAAGGCCGACGAATATTCCCTGCATGTTAAAAAAGCCGACGAGTCCTACCAGATCAGTCAGGACCCGCTGTCCGGTTATTTGAACCCCCATCACATTGTGAATCTGGCCGTGGAAACTGGCTGTGATGCCCTGCATCCCGGTTACGGGTTTCTGTCCGAGAATGCCGAGCTACCGGCGATCTGCAAGCAGCGGGGCATCACCTTCGTCGGTCCGTCGTCGGAGGCGATTGCCGCCATGGGCGATAAGACCCGGGCACGGCAAACGGCGGAAGCCGCCGGTGTGCCGGTGACACCCGGTTCCAAGGGCAATCTCGCCGACGTCAAGGACGCTGTCGCCCAGGCCGCCGATATCGGTTATCCGGTCATGCTCAAGGCCACCTCAGGCGGCGGCGGACGGGGTATCCGTCGGTGCGACAATGAGAAAGAACTGCGCCAGAACTATGAGCGGGTGATTTCCGAGGCCACAAAAGCGTTCGGCAGTGCCGAGGTCTTTCTGGAGAAATGCATCATCGAGCCCCGGCACATCGAGGTCCAGATCCTGGCGGACAGCCACGGTAACGTGGTGCACCTGTACGAGCGGGACTGTTCCATCCAGCGTCGCAACCAGAAGTTGATTGAACTGGCGCCGTCGCCGCAACTGGACGACCGTCAGCGCGACTACATCGGTGATCTGGCCCGCCGAGTCGCGCGCCAGTGCGGTTATGAAAACGCCGGGACCGTGGAATTCCTGCTCGATCACGATGGCAGCTTCTACTTCATGGAAATGAACACCCGGGTCCAGGTGGAGCATACCATCACCGAGGAAATCACCGGTGTGGACATCATCAAGGCGCAGATCCGCATTGCCGCCGGCGAGCGCTTGTGGCTTCGTCAGGACGACATCCGCTATCGCGGCTTCGCGGCCCAGTTCCGGATCAACGCCGAAGATCCCAAGAACGGCTTTCTGCCCAGCTTTGGCCGGATCAGTCGCTACTACTCGGCGGGCGGCCCCGGAGTGCGTACCGACGCCAACATGTACACCGGCTATGAGATACCGCCGTATTACGATTCCATGTGCGCCAAACTGATTGTCTGGGCCATGGGTTGGCCCGAGCTGATTGCGCGCTCCCGCCGCGCACTGAACGACATGGGCATTTATGGGGTCAAGACCACCATCCCCTACTACCAGCAGATTCTGAACCACGACGAGTTCCAGGCCGGCCACTTCAACACCGGTTTTGTCGAGCGG
- a CDS encoding DcaP family trimeric outer membrane transporter, with product MTTRRVSLAGLRPTPLALAVALPACLLGAQGAFAQDSELQELRDRIEQLESKLGTGTAPEPQAENNYLLKDGTGIRIGDTTVTIGGFIKADVLAGSNGNGWKNGYSVGLPRSLAAAARDGESDWKTGFSARESRISIGTNTSDVAGHDLKTYVEMDFNQGASADGNEVVSNSYAPRLRQAYGAWNNWLFGQTYTTFTDLAAMPEILDQGKQAAFIFLRQPMLRYTLAAPGGKLMLALENPEDGFGTESYDDQSYPDLVARYQIRNELGIYSVAGVVRSIEDDAADDTVTTGAVSLSARIPTVGRDDLRLQYSYGDLGRYMGLFTYPDVDRAALANGEVEPLKTFGATAAYRHFWSPNWRSSLSVSHTEIVDDLTGTTPPFGTLSYFDASTSVHVNLLWSPHKKLTLGVEYAHWNFAEIAGDGDEQYEQVMASAKLAF from the coding sequence ATGACAACAAGAAGAGTTTCCCTGGCTGGCCTGCGGCCGACACCCCTGGCTCTGGCCGTGGCATTGCCGGCGTGCCTGCTGGGTGCCCAGGGCGCTTTCGCCCAGGATTCAGAATTGCAGGAGCTGCGGGATCGGATCGAGCAGCTCGAGTCCAAGCTCGGCACCGGCACGGCGCCCGAGCCTCAGGCCGAGAACAACTACCTGCTGAAAGATGGCACCGGCATCCGGATTGGTGACACCACCGTGACCATCGGCGGTTTCATCAAAGCGGATGTGTTGGCAGGCTCCAACGGCAATGGTTGGAAGAATGGCTATTCAGTGGGCTTGCCCCGTAGCCTGGCTGCCGCCGCCCGAGACGGTGAAAGCGATTGGAAAACCGGTTTCAGCGCGCGCGAGAGCCGGATCAGCATTGGCACCAACACCTCGGATGTGGCGGGCCATGATCTGAAAACCTACGTGGAAATGGACTTTAACCAGGGCGCCAGCGCAGACGGCAACGAGGTGGTATCCAACAGCTACGCCCCGCGGCTGCGCCAGGCCTACGGTGCCTGGAACAACTGGCTGTTCGGTCAGACCTACACCACGTTTACCGACCTGGCGGCCATGCCGGAAATCCTCGATCAGGGTAAGCAGGCGGCCTTTATCTTCCTGCGTCAGCCGATGCTGCGTTATACCCTGGCGGCACCAGGCGGCAAATTGATGCTGGCCCTGGAAAACCCGGAAGACGGATTCGGCACTGAGTCCTATGACGACCAGTCCTACCCCGACCTGGTGGCCCGTTACCAGATTCGCAACGAACTGGGGATCTACTCGGTGGCGGGTGTGGTGCGCAGCATCGAAGACGATGCCGCCGACGACACCGTGACCACCGGCGCGGTCTCGCTCAGCGCCCGCATCCCCACCGTTGGCCGGGACGACCTGCGCCTGCAGTACAGCTATGGGGACCTGGGTCGTTACATGGGGCTGTTCACCTACCCGGATGTGGACCGCGCGGCCCTGGCCAATGGCGAGGTTGAGCCGCTGAAGACCTTCGGCGCCACCGCCGCCTACCGGCACTTCTGGAGCCCGAACTGGCGCAGCTCGCTGTCGGTATCCCACACCGAGATCGTGGACGACCTGACCGGTACCACGCCTCCGTTTGGCACCCTGAGCTACTTCGACGCCTCAACCTCGGTGCACGTCAACCTGCTGTGGTCACCGCACAAGAAGCTGACCCTGGGGGTGGAGTATGCGCACTGGAACTTCGCCGAGATTGCCGGCGATGGCGACGAGCAGTATGAGCAGGTGATGGCCTCGGCCAAGCTCGCTTTCTAA
- a CDS encoding acyl-CoA dehydrogenase family protein — MNMNYTAEELAFRDEVRAFLDEKLPADIAAKVKSFRPLTKADHQRWQKILSAQGWYATHWPEEYGGVKWSPVQKHIWDEESSRYGVPRSVPFGVNMVAPVIIKFGNEEQKQTYLPRILSGEDWWCQGYSEPGAGSDLASLKTRAVREGDHYIVNGQKTWTTLGQHANMIFCLVRTNTEVKAQEGISFLLIDMNTPGISVRPIITLDGEHEVNEVFFEDVKVPVENLVGEEDKGWTYAKYLLTYERTGLAGIGLSKAALSHLKQLASRRIKNGRPLIEDPTFSQRIAKIEIDLTAAAISNLRIIASVEGGGVPGAESSMLKVRGTEIRQAINDLARRAIGPYALPFVEEELADGFDGDYLLDELAAPLSANYFNNRKLSIFGGSNEIQKNIVSKMILGL; from the coding sequence ATGAACATGAACTACACCGCCGAGGAACTCGCCTTTCGCGACGAAGTGCGTGCGTTTCTTGATGAGAAGCTGCCGGCGGACATCGCCGCCAAGGTGAAGAGTTTCCGCCCACTGACCAAAGCGGACCATCAGCGCTGGCAAAAAATTCTCAGCGCCCAGGGCTGGTACGCGACCCACTGGCCTGAAGAGTACGGCGGGGTGAAATGGAGCCCGGTGCAGAAGCACATCTGGGACGAGGAATCTTCCCGCTACGGCGTGCCGCGCTCGGTGCCCTTCGGGGTCAACATGGTGGCTCCGGTCATCATCAAGTTTGGCAACGAAGAGCAGAAACAAACCTACCTGCCGCGCATCCTCAGCGGCGAGGACTGGTGGTGCCAGGGTTATTCCGAGCCGGGTGCCGGCTCCGACCTCGCCTCCCTGAAAACCCGTGCCGTGCGCGAGGGTGACCACTACATCGTCAACGGCCAGAAGACCTGGACCACCCTGGGCCAGCACGCCAACATGATCTTCTGCCTGGTGCGCACCAACACCGAAGTGAAGGCCCAGGAGGGCATCTCCTTCCTGCTGATCGACATGAACACCCCGGGCATTTCGGTGCGCCCGATCATCACCCTGGACGGTGAACACGAGGTCAACGAAGTGTTCTTCGAGGACGTCAAGGTGCCGGTGGAAAACCTGGTGGGTGAGGAAGACAAAGGCTGGACCTACGCCAAGTACCTGCTGACCTACGAGCGCACCGGCCTGGCCGGCATCGGCCTGTCCAAGGCGGCGCTGTCGCACCTGAAGCAGCTGGCGTCCCGGCGCATCAAGAATGGCCGGCCGCTGATCGAAGACCCGACCTTCAGCCAGCGCATCGCCAAGATCGAGATCGACCTGACCGCCGCGGCCATCAGCAACCTGCGCATCATCGCTTCGGTTGAAGGCGGCGGTGTACCCGGGGCGGAGAGCTCGATGCTCAAGGTCCGGGGCACGGAGATCCGTCAGGCCATCAATGACCTGGCCCGCCGGGCGATTGGCCCCTACGCCCTGCCGTTTGTTGAAGAGGAACTGGCAGACGGTTTCGACGGCGACTACCTGTTAGACGAGTTGGCGGCGCCACTGTCGGCCAACTACTTCAACAATCGCAAGCTCTCGATTTTCGGCGGGTCCAACGAGATCCAGAAGAACATCGTGTCGAAAATGATCCTCGGGCTTTAA
- a CDS encoding acyl-CoA dehydrogenase, with protein sequence MDFQLNEEQQMLQDTVGRLVRGEYSFEKRLEFSETEAGYSEAFWAQLSELGLTAVPFSEELGGFGGGGVEVQSVMTELGRGLCLEPYLQSVVFGGGLVAQAGNESQREQWLTGIASGELKAAVALQEPQSFYDLNDVETRAEKSGDGYQLNGRKAVVIGGHCADLILVSARTSGDSRDADGISLFALSPDTAGVERRSYPTIDGAKGCDIVLNNVQVGADALLGGEGQAGAVIEYQSGRAIAALCAEAVGVMEVANELTLDYLKQRKQFGVPIGKFQVLQHRMVDMMSELEQARSMAILAASVADAEQSDERRRILAAAKNVIGRSGQFISENGIQSHGGIGMTWEYNFAHYAKRLITINHQLGDDDVQLERYARLMQAS encoded by the coding sequence ATGGATTTCCAACTCAACGAAGAGCAGCAGATGCTGCAGGACACCGTGGGCCGCCTGGTGCGCGGTGAGTACAGCTTTGAAAAACGCCTGGAGTTCAGCGAAACCGAAGCCGGCTACAGCGAGGCCTTCTGGGCCCAGCTGAGTGAACTGGGCCTGACCGCCGTACCCTTCTCCGAGGAGCTGGGCGGATTCGGCGGCGGTGGCGTCGAGGTCCAGTCGGTGATGACCGAACTGGGTCGGGGCCTGTGCCTGGAGCCGTACCTGCAATCGGTGGTCTTCGGTGGTGGCCTGGTCGCCCAGGCCGGTAACGAGAGCCAGCGTGAACAATGGCTGACCGGCATCGCCAGCGGTGAACTGAAAGCGGCCGTGGCGCTGCAGGAGCCCCAGAGCTTCTACGACCTGAATGATGTGGAGACCCGTGCCGAGAAATCCGGCGACGGCTACCAGCTCAACGGCCGCAAGGCCGTGGTGATCGGTGGCCACTGTGCCGACCTGATCCTGGTCTCGGCCCGCACCTCCGGTGACAGCCGGGATGCCGACGGCATCAGCCTGTTTGCCCTGAGCCCGGACACCGCCGGCGTCGAGCGTCGCAGCTACCCCACCATCGATGGGGCCAAGGGCTGCGACATCGTCCTGAACAACGTCCAGGTCGGTGCCGATGCCCTGCTCGGCGGCGAAGGCCAGGCCGGCGCGGTCATCGAGTACCAGAGCGGCCGTGCCATTGCCGCCCTGTGCGCGGAAGCGGTCGGGGTAATGGAAGTGGCCAACGAACTGACCCTGGACTACCTCAAGCAGCGCAAGCAGTTCGGCGTACCCATCGGCAAGTTCCAGGTGCTGCAGCACCGCATGGTGGACATGATGTCGGAACTGGAGCAGGCACGCTCCATGGCGATCCTGGCCGCCAGCGTGGCCGACGCCGAGCAGAGCGATGAGCGCCGGCGCATCCTGGCGGCGGCCAAGAACGTGATTGGCCGCAGCGGCCAGTTCATCTCCGAAAACGGCATCCAGTCCCACGGCGGCATTGGCATGACCTGGGAGTACAACTTTGCCCACTACGCCAAGCGCCTGATCACCATCAACCATCAGCTGGGGGACGACGACGTCCAGCTGGAGCGTTACGCCCGCCTGATGCAGGCGAGCTGA
- a CDS encoding class II aldolase/adducin family protein, with translation MTTSTTPTDARDLAKAEWQVRTQLAAAYRLVALFGWDDLVFTHLSARVPGPEHHFLINPYGLLFHEITASSLVKVDQDGQVVAAGGLERVNPAGFTIHSAVHMGREDAGSVMHLHAADGVAVSAHRDGLLPLSQTAMLCLDHLSYHDYEGVALNLDERERLIRDLGDKSMMLLRNHGVLTAGQDVPETFTYLYFLMKACEIQVKAQSCGPTRMPSEQAIQTTADQSQNLGAAAKLTWPALLRLLDSKNPGYAV, from the coding sequence ATGACAACAAGCACCACCCCGACCGACGCCCGGGATCTGGCCAAGGCCGAATGGCAGGTTCGCACCCAACTGGCCGCCGCCTACCGGCTGGTGGCCCTGTTTGGCTGGGACGATCTGGTGTTCACCCACCTGTCGGCCCGGGTGCCCGGCCCGGAGCATCATTTCCTGATCAACCCCTACGGCCTGCTGTTTCACGAGATCACCGCCTCGTCCCTGGTGAAAGTCGACCAGGACGGCCAGGTGGTGGCCGCCGGCGGCCTGGAACGGGTCAATCCCGCCGGTTTCACCATCCACAGCGCCGTGCACATGGGCCGCGAGGATGCCGGCTCGGTCATGCATCTGCACGCCGCCGATGGCGTAGCGGTCTCGGCCCATCGGGACGGTCTGCTGCCCCTGAGCCAGACCGCCATGCTGTGCCTGGACCACCTGAGCTATCACGACTACGAAGGGGTGGCGCTGAACCTGGACGAACGGGAACGGCTGATCCGGGATCTGGGCGACAAGTCGATGATGCTGCTGCGTAATCATGGCGTGCTGACCGCCGGGCAGGACGTTCCGGAAACCTTCACCTACCTGTACTTCCTGATGAAAGCCTGCGAGATTCAGGTCAAGGCCCAGAGCTGCGGGCCGACCAGGATGCCGTCCGAGCAGGCGATCCAGACCACGGCCGACCAGTCGCAGAATCTGGGCGCCGCCGCCAAACTGACCTGGCCGGCGCTGCTGCGCCTGCTGGACAGCAAGAACCCTGGCTACGCGGTCTGA
- a CDS encoding MaoC family dehydratase, whose translation MLMLTPSLTELRDYQGQVIGHSPWMTVSQAMIQAFADATGDHQWIHVDVERARAESPWRSPVAHGFLTVSLIPRLNTQVLQVSGTSASINYGLNKLRFPAAVKAGSAIRTRMALQELTQVDEHRYLASYHTTVEIEGEDKPACVAENLVMYVTGG comes from the coding sequence ATGCTCATGCTGACCCCGTCACTGACCGAACTGCGTGACTACCAGGGCCAAGTGATTGGCCACAGCCCGTGGATGACGGTATCCCAGGCCATGATCCAGGCCTTTGCCGACGCCACCGGCGATCACCAGTGGATTCACGTGGATGTTGAACGTGCCCGTGCGGAGTCACCCTGGCGCAGCCCGGTGGCCCACGGATTCCTGACCGTCTCGCTCATTCCCCGGCTCAATACCCAGGTGCTGCAGGTCAGTGGCACCAGTGCCAGCATCAACTACGGCCTGAACAAGCTCCGGTTTCCGGCCGCGGTCAAGGCCGGCTCCGCCATCCGCACCCGGATGGCGCTGCAGGAGCTGACCCAGGTCGACGAACACCGCTACCTCGCCAGCTACCACACCACCGTGGAAATCGAGGGGGAAGACAAGCCCGCCTGCGTGGCGGAGAATCTGGTGATGTACGTCACCGGCGGCTGA
- a CDS encoding 2-dehydropantoate 2-reductase, with product MSSKPSILIVGAGAIGSFYGAILKRAGCSVSTVLRSEYEVVKAQGIRITSPLGDLSYQPDQVYRDGDTPASAPDYLILCVKVLPGVDRAELVRPWMGPNTRLVLIENGLGIERELAEAYPDNPILSCLAFIAASRTEPGVVEHKAYGKLVMGAYPKGIDGHCRELSELFIAGGIKVDLSEAVVGERWRKCLWNTPFNPLSVIANGADTRTILDTEGGEALIRAMIREVMAVAEAEGYPMDEGLIEQNIDGTRKMPPYKNSMALDYLNDRPIERDAVLGNVVALAEHHGIAVPHLNTVLVTLRMRAALEGRA from the coding sequence ATGAGCAGTAAACCCAGCATCCTGATCGTTGGTGCCGGCGCCATCGGCAGCTTTTACGGCGCCATTCTCAAACGTGCCGGTTGTTCGGTCAGCACGGTACTGCGCTCCGAATACGAGGTTGTAAAAGCGCAGGGTATCCGCATCACCAGCCCGCTCGGCGACCTGTCCTATCAACCGGATCAGGTCTACCGGGACGGCGATACCCCCGCGTCGGCGCCGGATTACCTGATCCTCTGCGTCAAGGTGTTGCCCGGGGTGGATCGCGCCGAACTGGTGCGGCCCTGGATGGGGCCGAACACCCGGCTGGTGCTGATCGAGAATGGCCTGGGCATCGAGCGCGAGCTGGCGGAGGCCTACCCGGACAACCCAATTTTGAGTTGCCTGGCCTTCATTGCCGCCAGTCGCACCGAGCCCGGTGTGGTCGAGCACAAGGCCTACGGCAAGCTGGTGATGGGCGCCTATCCGAAGGGCATCGATGGCCACTGTCGCGAGCTGTCGGAACTGTTCATCGCGGGCGGGATCAAGGTGGACCTGAGTGAGGCGGTGGTCGGCGAGCGCTGGCGCAAGTGCCTGTGGAACACCCCGTTCAATCCGCTGTCGGTGATCGCCAACGGCGCCGATACCCGGACCATCCTCGACACCGAGGGCGGCGAAGCGCTGATCCGGGCCATGATCCGGGAAGTGATGGCGGTGGCCGAGGCCGAGGGTTATCCCATGGACGAGGGACTGATCGAGCAGAACATCGATGGCACCCGCAAGATGCCGCCGTACAAGAACAGCATGGCCCTGGACTACCTCAATGACCGGCCCATCGAACGCGATGCGGTGCTGGGCAACGTGGTGGCCCTGGCCGAGCACCACGGCATTGCCGTACCCCACCTGAACACGGTGCTGGTAACCCTGAGAATGCGGGCCGCGCTCGAAGGCCGGGCCTGA
- a CDS encoding long-chain fatty acid--CoA ligase, whose translation MFTRHYKVWPKELPKTMTLPKTSLFTNLEISARRFPDHNALIFYDAPITYRRLLQEVETMAGHLQAQGVAKGDRVLLYMQNSPQYVISYYAILRADAVVIPVNPMNRSAELEHYIADTGARVCLAGQELADFIAPLIPDTDLEQVVVASYSTYIDPDTDLDLPAEVAAPAWSGNQPGMVSWESAMAAGHTPSEHLAGPEDLAVIPYSSGTTGAPKGCMHTHRSVMATAVHRVFWNLSTPDSVQLATLPFFHVTGMTGSMNGPLYIGSTSVIMTRWDRTTAARLIERYRVTGWTNIVTMAVDFLSNPDLGQYDLSSLNMIGGGGAAMPVAVAEKLKALTGLDYIEGYGLSETMAATHINPNAQPKPQCLGIPVFDVDSRIIDVDTLEEKGPGETGEIISCGNQVTLGYWNRPAETEAAFVEIDGKRFFRTGDLGYYDEDGYFFMVDRVKRMINASGFKVWPSEVEALMYRHPSIREVCIISSPDPKRGETVKACIVLTPEAEGKTSVADISGWCKEQMAAYKVPTLIEFVDALPKSPTGKLMWRALQEEEWKDKAASE comes from the coding sequence ATGTTCACACGTCACTACAAGGTTTGGCCGAAAGAGCTGCCAAAAACCATGACGCTGCCGAAAACCAGCCTGTTTACCAACCTGGAGATTTCGGCCCGCCGGTTCCCGGACCATAACGCGCTGATTTTCTACGATGCCCCCATCACTTACCGCCGTCTGCTGCAGGAGGTGGAGACCATGGCCGGCCATCTGCAGGCCCAGGGTGTGGCGAAAGGGGATCGGGTGCTGCTGTACATGCAGAACTCGCCCCAGTACGTGATTTCCTACTACGCCATCCTGCGTGCCGATGCGGTGGTGATTCCGGTCAACCCGATGAACCGGTCGGCCGAATTGGAACACTACATCGCCGACACCGGCGCCAGGGTGTGCCTGGCCGGCCAGGAACTGGCGGACTTCATTGCCCCGCTGATTCCGGACACCGACCTGGAGCAGGTGGTGGTGGCGTCCTACAGCACCTACATCGACCCGGACACGGATCTGGACCTGCCGGCCGAGGTCGCCGCGCCGGCCTGGTCCGGGAATCAGCCGGGCATGGTGAGCTGGGAGTCGGCCATGGCCGCCGGCCACACCCCGAGCGAGCACTTGGCCGGTCCCGAGGATCTGGCGGTGATTCCCTACAGCTCCGGCACCACCGGCGCCCCCAAGGGCTGCATGCACACCCATCGCTCGGTCATGGCCACCGCCGTGCATCGGGTATTCTGGAACCTGAGTACCCCGGACAGCGTCCAGCTGGCGACCCTGCCGTTCTTCCACGTCACTGGTATGACCGGGTCCATGAACGGGCCGCTGTACATCGGCTCCACCTCGGTGATCATGACCCGTTGGGACCGCACCACGGCGGCGCGGCTGATCGAGCGTTACCGGGTAACCGGCTGGACCAACATCGTGACCATGGCGGTGGATTTCCTGTCCAACCCGGACCTGGGCCAGTACGACCTGTCCAGCCTGAACATGATCGGCGGTGGCGGTGCCGCCATGCCGGTCGCGGTGGCGGAAAAGCTCAAGGCCCTGACCGGGCTCGACTACATCGAGGGCTATGGCCTGTCCGAGACCATGGCGGCGACCCACATCAACCCCAACGCCCAGCCCAAACCCCAGTGTCTCGGTATTCCGGTGTTCGACGTGGACAGCCGGATCATTGATGTCGACACCCTGGAGGAAAAGGGTCCGGGTGAGACCGGCGAGATCATCTCCTGCGGCAACCAGGTCACCCTCGGATACTGGAACCGGCCGGCTGAAACCGAGGCCGCGTTCGTGGAGATCGACGGCAAGCGGTTCTTCCGCACCGGCGACCTGGGCTATTACGACGAGGACGGTTATTTCTTCATGGTCGACCGGGTCAAGCGCATGATCAACGCGTCCGGCTTCAAGGTCTGGCCGTCGGAGGTGGAGGCGCTGATGTACCGGCATCCGTCGATCCGGGAAGTGTGCATCATCTCCTCGCCGGATCCGAAGCGCGGTGAGACGGTGAAAGCCTGCATTGTGCTGACGCCCGAGGCCGAGGGCAAAACCTCGGTGGCGGACATCAGCGGCTGGTGCAAAGAGCAGATGGCCGCCTACAAGGTGCCGACCCTGATCGAGTTTGTCGACGCCCTGCCGAAATCCCCCACCGGGAAGCTGATGTGGCGGGCCCTGCAGGAAGAGGAATGGAAGGACAAGGCGGCATCCGAATGA
- the surE gene encoding 5'/3'-nucleotidase SurE codes for MSEPIVQRILITNDDGINAPGLAVLEAIARNLAEEVWVVAPEHDRSGAGQSISIHDPLRVYETGPRRYAVSGTPADCVLYSLAKWFEESPPDLVLSGVNCGANISDSVQYSGTVGAVLSAVHMNIPAIALSQAFMSRDGIQWDPVQRFGEAVIRELWQPDVVRAWNVNFPACDASAISHARWCRQSTGSIQRARLVAGRDARSLPYWWLGFDRDSRHITAPEADVSVLRDKAIAITPLRHQEPLPGGSNELDLSAVAAD; via the coding sequence ATGAGTGAACCTATTGTTCAACGCATCCTGATCACCAACGACGACGGCATCAACGCCCCGGGGCTGGCGGTGCTGGAAGCCATTGCCCGCAACCTGGCGGAAGAGGTCTGGGTGGTGGCGCCGGAGCATGATCGCAGTGGCGCCGGCCAGAGCATTTCTATCCACGATCCGCTGCGGGTCTACGAGACCGGTCCCCGGCGCTACGCGGTGTCCGGCACCCCGGCGGATTGCGTGCTCTATTCCCTGGCCAAATGGTTCGAGGAATCCCCACCCGATCTGGTGCTGTCCGGGGTCAACTGCGGTGCCAACATCAGCGATTCGGTGCAGTACTCGGGCACCGTCGGTGCCGTGCTCAGTGCCGTGCACATGAACATTCCCGCCATCGCCCTGAGCCAGGCCTTCATGTCCCGGGACGGTATCCAGTGGGACCCGGTGCAGCGGTTCGGCGAGGCGGTGATCCGCGAGCTCTGGCAGCCGGACGTGGTTCGGGCCTGGAACGTGAATTTCCCGGCTTGCGACGCCTCGGCCATTAGTCACGCCCGCTGGTGTCGGCAGTCGACCGGTTCGATCCAGCGTGCCCGCCTGGTCGCCGGCCGGGACGCTCGCAGCCTGCCGTACTGGTGGCTGGGGTTCGATCGGGATTCACGCCACATCACGGCGCCGGAGGCCGATGTCTCGGTGCTCCGGGACAAGGCCATCGCCATCACCCCGTTACGTCATCAAGAGCCCCTGCCCGGGGGCAGCAATGAATTGGATTTGTCCGCCGTGGCGGCCGACTGA
- a CDS encoding phosphotransferase: MSMTPELVDVLPAHEFDQSRLLAWLQDTLPEVGDRLAVKQFQGGQSNPTFLLETDGGRYVLRKKPPGKTLPSAHMVEREYKVMRALSEHTEVPVPNVRVLCEDSEVIGTPFYVMDFLEGRIVSHSALRALDRQERLPAHHSAIDTLAALHSVDVNAIGLADYGRPEGYVARQVARWSKQYLASKTDELPEMDRLMAWLPENLPSTDECAIAHGDYRFGNLMLAPDSPEVIAILDWELSTLGHPLADLAYYCLPYHLPSDLEGMRGLKGEDLEALGIPTEQETLDRYCARTGRDGIDDWHVYLAFSLFRLAAILQGVYKRALDGNAANANALQVGKRASLLAQVGWKIASEGRPA, from the coding sequence ATGAGTATGACGCCTGAACTGGTGGATGTTCTGCCAGCGCATGAATTTGACCAGTCCCGTTTGTTGGCCTGGCTGCAGGACACCCTGCCGGAAGTGGGCGACCGCCTGGCGGTCAAGCAATTCCAGGGTGGCCAGTCCAATCCCACTTTTCTGCTGGAGACCGACGGCGGCCGCTACGTGCTGCGGAAGAAACCGCCGGGTAAGACCCTGCCGTCGGCCCACATGGTGGAGCGGGAGTACAAGGTGATGCGGGCGCTGTCCGAGCACACCGAGGTGCCGGTGCCGAATGTGCGGGTGCTGTGCGAGGACAGCGAGGTTATTGGTACGCCGTTTTACGTGATGGATTTCCTGGAAGGCCGGATTGTCAGTCATTCGGCCCTGCGGGCGCTGGACCGGCAGGAGCGTTTGCCGGCCCATCACTCCGCCATTGATACCCTGGCAGCGCTGCATTCGGTGGATGTGAATGCCATTGGCCTGGCGGATTACGGTCGGCCGGAAGGTTACGTCGCCCGGCAGGTGGCGCGTTGGAGCAAGCAGTATCTGGCGTCCAAGACCGACGAGCTGCCGGAGATGGATCGGCTGATGGCGTGGCTGCCCGAGAACCTGCCGTCCACGGACGAGTGTGCCATCGCCCACGGTGATTACCGCTTCGGCAACCTGATGCTGGCGCCGGACTCGCCCGAGGTGATCGCCATCCTGGACTGGGAGTTGTCCACCCTCGGCCACCCGCTGGCGGACCTGGCCTATTATTGCCTGCCTTACCATCTGCCCTCTGATCTGGAAGGCATGCGTGGGCTCAAGGGGGAGGACCTGGAGGCGCTGGGCATTCCCACCGAGCAGGAAACCCTGGACCGCTACTGCGCCCGGACCGGCCGGGACGGCATCGACGACTGGCACGTGTACCTGGCGTTTTCCCTGTTCCGGCTGGCGGCCATTCTCCAGGGCGTCTACAAACGGGCGCTGGATGGCAACGCCGCCAACGCCAACGCCCTGCAGGTGGGCAAGCGGGCCAGTCTGCTGGCCCAGGTTGGATGGAAAATCGCCAGCGAGGGGAGACCGGCATGA